Proteins encoded together in one Hymenobacter monticola window:
- a CDS encoding acyl-CoA carboxylase subunit beta: MPDPHAHAHLSKTELLARKNEEALLGGGQARIDAQHKKGKLTARERIDLLLDEGSFEEIGKFVMHRSKDFGLDKEHYLGDGVVTGYGTVNGRLVYVFSQDFTVFGGSLSETHAEKIVKIMDLAMKNGAPVIGLNDSGGARIQEGVVSLGGYADIFYKNTLASGVVPQLSAIMGPCAGGAVYSPAITDFILMVEHTSYMFVTGPNVVKTVTHENVTSEELGGASTHSAKSGVTHFSCANEVVCINHIKQLLSYMPQNCEETAPNQPYEAAGDESRPVLDKLIPENANQPYDMREVIEGIIDEGSFLEVHQNFAENIVVGFARLAGRSIGIVGNQPAVLAGVLDINASTKAARFVRFCDSFNIPLLVLEDVPGFLPGTDQEWRGIITNGAKLLYAFCEATVPRITVITRKAYGGAYDVMNSKHIGADMNYAWPTAEIAVMGAKGAAEIIFKREIAQAENPEAKLQEKVDEYQEKFATPYRAAHRGFVDEVILPSQTRQKLIRAFKMLENKVDTMPRKKHGNIPL, translated from the coding sequence ATGCCCGACCCGCACGCCCACGCACACCTCTCCAAAACCGAATTGCTGGCCCGCAAAAACGAAGAAGCCCTGTTGGGCGGCGGCCAGGCCCGCATCGACGCCCAGCACAAAAAGGGCAAGCTCACCGCCCGCGAGCGAATTGATTTACTGCTCGACGAAGGCTCGTTTGAAGAAATCGGCAAGTTTGTGATGCACCGCTCCAAGGACTTCGGCCTGGATAAGGAGCATTACCTCGGCGACGGCGTGGTGACGGGCTACGGCACCGTGAACGGCCGCCTCGTGTACGTTTTCTCGCAGGATTTCACGGTTTTTGGCGGCTCGCTGAGCGAAACTCACGCCGAGAAAATCGTTAAAATCATGGACCTCGCCATGAAGAACGGTGCTCCCGTCATTGGGCTGAATGACTCGGGCGGGGCCCGCATTCAGGAAGGCGTGGTAAGCCTGGGCGGCTACGCCGACATCTTTTATAAGAATACGCTGGCTTCGGGCGTGGTGCCGCAGCTGTCGGCCATTATGGGGCCGTGTGCGGGCGGCGCGGTGTACTCGCCGGCCATCACCGACTTTATTCTGATGGTGGAGCACACGAGCTATATGTTCGTGACCGGCCCCAACGTGGTGAAGACGGTGACCCACGAAAATGTGACCAGTGAAGAGCTGGGCGGCGCCAGCACGCACTCGGCCAAGAGCGGCGTCACGCACTTTAGCTGTGCCAATGAAGTGGTGTGCATCAACCACATCAAGCAACTGCTGAGCTACATGCCGCAGAACTGCGAGGAAACCGCTCCCAACCAGCCTTACGAGGCCGCCGGCGATGAAAGCCGCCCGGTGCTCGACAAGCTGATTCCCGAAAATGCCAACCAGCCCTACGACATGCGCGAGGTGATTGAGGGCATCATCGACGAGGGTTCTTTCCTGGAAGTGCACCAGAATTTTGCCGAGAACATTGTGGTCGGCTTTGCCCGTCTGGCAGGCCGCAGTATCGGAATTGTGGGCAACCAGCCGGCGGTGCTGGCCGGCGTGCTCGACATCAACGCCAGCACCAAAGCCGCGCGCTTTGTGCGTTTCTGCGACTCGTTCAACATTCCGCTACTGGTGCTCGAAGACGTCCCCGGCTTCCTGCCCGGCACCGACCAGGAGTGGCGCGGCATCATCACCAACGGCGCCAAGCTGCTCTATGCCTTCTGCGAAGCCACCGTGCCGCGCATCACCGTCATCACCCGCAAAGCCTATGGCGGCGCGTATGACGTGATGAACTCCAAGCACATCGGGGCCGACATGAATTACGCCTGGCCCACCGCCGAAATTGCGGTGATGGGCGCTAAAGGCGCGGCTGAAATCATCTTCAAGCGCGAAATAGCTCAGGCCGAGAACCCTGAAGCCAAGCTGCAGGAAAAGGTGGACGAGTACCAAGAGAAGTTTGCCACGCCCTACCGCGCCGCCCACCGCGGCTTCGTGGACGAGGTGATTCTGCCCTCACAGACGCGCCAGAAACTGATTCGTGCCTTTAAGATGCTGGAAAACAAAGTGGACACCATGCCGCGTAAGAAGCACGGCAACATTCCGCTGTAA